CTGGTTTGATGCAGGCCGCATTGGCAAGCTCGTGCACATCAAAGCCGATTTCGGTTTTAAAATGCCGTTTGATGCTCAAGGCCGCCTCTACAATCCTGATCTTGCCGGGGGCAGTTTGCTGGATGTGGGTATTTACCCGATCGCCTTGACCTGGTTGTTTGCCGGAACACTTCCTGCAAGCATAGATGTGGTCTCGCGGTTTGCTGAAACCAGTGTGGATGACGATCTTGCAATGTTGCTTGAGTTTAGAGATTTCACGGCGTCACTCAGCTGTTCCTTTCGGGCTACTCTGCCCAATCGCGCCTTTGTTGTTGGCGATGAGGGATACGTCGAGTTGCCGGACTTCTGGAGTGCGCGGCAATGTAAGTTGTTTAAAGCGAATAAATTAATCGACACGTTTGATAACACCAGACAAGGATCGGGTTTCGAGTTTCAGATCGAGTCTTTCAGTCAGGACGTTTTACACAAACGCAAAGAATCCAGAATTATGCCTTTGTCCACAAGTCTGGCACTCCAAAAAATTATGCACGCTGTGAGAAAAGAATTTTAAGTTTTATTTACTGTAATCGAGTGGCGGTTCACGATCCCCCAGCAATGCCTCATATTTGAAATCCGCGCCAATCTTTTCTGCGTGTTCCGCTTTGGCGGCCTGGCGTAATCCTTTATTTTCCAAATAGTTCTATATAGGCCAAATGTTTTGATCTTGGGGGAAGTTGACTTAGTGAATGGTCATTGTTTTTTCTGAATCCGTATTCTATCTCAAAACTTGATATGAATACGTATGCAGCTGCCCGGTAGGCTTATTTTGCCTGTGAGATGGGTGATAACATAGACAAATAATTACACCATCAGGAAGAGTCAAGCATGACAGTCAAACAGAAACCGCGATTAAGTTTTTGGCAGATCTGGAACATGAGTTTCGGTTTTCTCGGCATTCAGTTCGGGTTTGCGTTGCAGGGCGGTTTTATGTCGCGGATCTTCCAGACCCTGGGCGCTGAACAGAATGAAATTCCTCTGTTGTGGATCGCCGCCCCTCTGACTGGCTTGCTGGTTCAGCCAATCATCGGCTATATGAGTGACCGTACCTGGTCGTGGAAATTCGGGCGACGTCGTCCGTA
This is a stretch of genomic DNA from Gammaproteobacteria bacterium. It encodes these proteins:
- a CDS encoding Gfo/Idh/MocA family oxidoreductase — its product is DVDAIYIATPHNFHLEQSLQAINAGKSVLCEKPLTVNAAECESLIKAARNSNVSVMEGMWTYFLPAVQQAKTWFDAGRIGKLVHIKADFGFKMPFDAQGRLYNPDLAGGSLLDVGIYPIALTWLFAGTLPASIDVVSRFAETSVDDDLAMLLEFRDFTASLSCSFRATLPNRAFVVGDEGYVELPDFWSARQCKLFKANKLIDTFDNTRQGSGFEFQIESFSQDVLHKRKESRIMPLSTSLALQKIMHAVRKEF